From Crassaminicella indica, one genomic window encodes:
- a CDS encoding DUF421 domain-containing protein, producing MVIILIRTVLLYIFVLFCIRLMGKGELSEMQPFELVILLMISELAALPMENTALPLLNGLTAIIALLFIQVVLSYINLKSEKARKIICGKPSILIDHGHINEKEMKRLRINMNDLIEQMRVKNYHNIADVEFAILETNGDLSIVPKAEKKTVTLEDMHIKPPDNDLPVTLIIDGHINEHNLSNIDCSKDWLISQIKAKGVKNPKDVLFCYIDANKNVYVYKKDKV from the coding sequence ATGGTTATTATTTTAATCAGAACAGTATTATTGTACATATTTGTTTTATTTTGCATAAGATTGATGGGAAAGGGCGAGCTTAGTGAAATGCAGCCCTTTGAGCTAGTTATTCTTCTTATGATTTCAGAGCTTGCAGCCTTGCCTATGGAAAATACTGCACTACCTTTACTAAATGGCCTTACAGCTATTATAGCTTTATTATTCATTCAAGTTGTTCTCTCTTATATCAACTTAAAAAGCGAAAAAGCTAGAAAAATCATCTGTGGTAAGCCTAGTATATTAATTGATCATGGACATATTAATGAAAAAGAAATGAAACGTTTAAGAATCAATATGAATGATTTGATTGAACAAATGAGAGTTAAAAATTACCATAACATTGCAGACGTTGAATTTGCAATATTAGAAACCAACGGCGATTTAAGTATTGTTCCTAAAGCTGAGAAAAAAACTGTAACTTTAGAAGATATGCATATCAAGCCACCTGATAATGACCTTCCTGTTACTTTGATTATTGATGGACATATTAATGAACATAATCTAAGCAATATCGACTGCTCAAAGGATTGGCTTATCTCTCAAATAAAAGCAAAAGGAGTAAAAAATCCTAAGGATGTTTTATTCTGCTATATAGATGCAAATAAAAACGTTTATGTTTATAAAAAAGATAAGGTGTGA
- a CDS encoding pyridoxal phosphate-dependent aminotransferase, with protein MLSSKLKEITPSFTIGISTKVKELKGQGQDIINLSIGEPDFLTPQAAKTNAIKAINTNKTKYDSAAGLLTLRKAIQNKLQVENNISYELDEIIVSNGAKHAITNTLIALLDHGDEVIIPKPYWVSYPEMVKLVGGKPIFMDTKKENHFKVTPKAIEHIITPKTKMIFITTPSNPTGAVYSKEELKRIVDVCLKHNIYILSDEIYEKICYTNSFVSIASLSDEAKNITITINGLSKSAAMTGWRIGYSATNKTLAKAIATVQGHLVSHPSTISQWAAVSALNSCHTEMVEMINTYQARRDLAVEALKKIKELEFIEPQGAFYLFIDISKLKNKLKWNNSFSVAFSDMLLNKGKVAVVPGIAFGMDDFIRISYACDTEELLEGISRIQAFIENL; from the coding sequence ATGCTATCTTCAAAGTTAAAAGAAATTACCCCTTCTTTTACTATAGGAATCAGCACAAAAGTAAAAGAACTCAAAGGTCAAGGACAAGATATTATTAATTTAAGTATTGGAGAACCAGATTTTTTAACACCTCAAGCTGCTAAAACTAATGCTATAAAAGCAATAAATACGAATAAAACAAAGTATGATTCAGCAGCTGGATTACTCACATTACGTAAAGCTATTCAAAACAAACTTCAAGTTGAAAACAATATTTCATATGAATTAGATGAAATTATTGTATCAAATGGTGCAAAGCATGCTATTACTAATACACTTATTGCTTTATTAGATCATGGTGACGAAGTGATTATTCCTAAACCTTATTGGGTTAGTTATCCTGAAATGGTTAAGCTTGTAGGAGGCAAACCTATTTTTATGGATACAAAAAAGGAAAATCATTTCAAGGTTACACCTAAAGCTATTGAACATATTATTACTCCTAAAACGAAAATGATTTTTATTACAACCCCTTCTAATCCAACAGGAGCTGTATATTCAAAAGAAGAATTAAAAAGAATTGTTGATGTTTGTCTTAAGCACAATATCTATATTTTATCAGATGAAATATATGAAAAAATTTGTTACACTAATTCTTTTGTGAGTATAGCTTCGTTATCTGATGAAGCAAAAAATATCACCATTACCATTAATGGACTTTCTAAATCTGCCGCTATGACTGGATGGAGAATTGGATACTCTGCTACAAATAAAACATTAGCAAAGGCTATTGCTACTGTACAAGGTCATCTCGTATCCCATCCTAGTACTATTTCCCAATGGGCTGCTGTTTCTGCTTTAAATTCCTGTCATACAGAAATGGTTGAAATGATAAATACTTATCAAGCCAGAAGAGATTTAGCTGTAGAAGCACTCAAAAAAATTAAAGAGCTTGAATTTATTGAACCTCAAGGCGCTTTCTATTTGTTTATTGATATATCCAAACTAAAAAATAAATTGAAATGGAATAATAGCTTTTCTGTTGCTTTTTCCGATATGTTATTAAACAAAGGAAAGGTTGCCGTTGTTCCAGGAATCGCCTTTGGAATGGATGATTTTATTCGTATCTCCTACGCATGTGATACAGAAGAATTATTAGAAGGAATAAGCCGAATTCAAGCTTTTATAGAAAACCTATAA